Proteins encoded within one genomic window of Nitrospira sp.:
- the glgP gene encoding alpha-glucan family phosphorylase gives MERVKDPVCGMMVSVEEGRPAFHHGTTYYLCSDLCQRMFLAAPEKYAGRTTGVSPGQTDIVRRIAYFSMEVAVDPRMPTYSGGLGVLAGDTLRSCADLKIPVVAVSLLYRNGYFDQRLDADGTQQEKPVEWNPTELLRPLSTTVEVPIEGRSVAVQAWQYDVVGITGHTVPLLLLDTDREGNAPPDRALTSWLYGGDEQYRLAQEIILGVGGLRMLQALGYTELTRFHMNEGHASLLALELLRERQQQEQTEWDFNEVRSRCVFTTHTPVAAGHDQFSYDLATRMLGSHLPLDVVQMLGGKDRLNMTLLALNMSTYVNGVAKKHGVVSQEMFPGYAIDSITNGVHSVTWTSESFQQLYDHTIPGWRSDPFSLRYAISLSNQEIWEVHVKAKAALLAEVQQRTRQQLRLDTFTIGFARRATLYKRADLVLSAPRELIDVAKKAGPLQILFAGKAHPKDEPGKDMIRRIVQAAKQLERDVTILYLDNYDMTLARLMTAGVDLWLNTPQRPLEASGTSGMKAAHNGVPSFSVLDGWWLEGHIEGVTGWSIGSRMSQGTDQREDARELYEKLRWTIVPMYYQSRDRWIDVMRHTIAFNASFFNTHRMVQQYATNAYV, from the coding sequence ATGGAAAGAGTGAAGGATCCGGTGTGCGGAATGATGGTCTCTGTCGAGGAAGGGCGTCCCGCCTTTCATCACGGGACCACCTATTACCTCTGCTCCGACCTCTGCCAGCGCATGTTTCTCGCCGCTCCGGAAAAGTATGCCGGTCGAACAACCGGCGTCTCACCGGGCCAAACCGATATTGTTCGGCGGATTGCTTACTTTTCCATGGAAGTGGCGGTGGATCCCCGCATGCCGACATACAGCGGCGGGCTCGGTGTCTTGGCGGGCGACACGTTGCGATCTTGCGCGGATCTCAAGATTCCCGTCGTGGCGGTCAGCCTCCTCTATCGGAACGGCTATTTCGATCAGCGGTTGGATGCGGATGGCACTCAACAGGAGAAGCCCGTGGAGTGGAATCCGACCGAGCTACTTCGCCCCCTCTCCACGACCGTGGAGGTGCCAATCGAGGGCCGATCAGTCGCAGTTCAAGCCTGGCAGTATGACGTGGTGGGAATAACGGGGCACACCGTACCGTTGCTGTTGCTGGACACCGATCGCGAGGGCAATGCGCCGCCCGACCGAGCACTCACGTCCTGGCTGTATGGAGGGGATGAACAATATCGCCTCGCGCAAGAGATCATCTTGGGTGTCGGCGGACTCCGCATGCTGCAGGCGCTCGGCTACACCGAGCTGACACGGTTTCATATGAACGAAGGACATGCGAGTTTACTCGCGCTCGAACTGTTACGGGAACGCCAACAGCAGGAACAAACCGAATGGGATTTCAACGAGGTCAGAAGCCGCTGTGTCTTTACCACCCATACGCCGGTTGCAGCCGGACATGATCAGTTTTCCTATGATCTGGCGACCCGGATGCTAGGGTCGCACCTGCCGCTCGATGTCGTACAGATGCTTGGCGGAAAGGACCGGTTGAACATGACGCTCCTCGCTTTGAACATGAGTACCTACGTCAACGGAGTCGCCAAGAAACATGGGGTGGTCTCGCAGGAAATGTTTCCCGGATACGCGATCGATTCCATCACGAACGGCGTCCATTCTGTCACCTGGACTAGCGAGAGCTTCCAACAGCTCTATGACCACACCATCCCGGGTTGGCGAAGCGATCCCTTTTCCCTTCGCTATGCGATCAGTCTCTCGAACCAGGAGATTTGGGAGGTTCATGTGAAGGCCAAGGCTGCACTGCTCGCAGAGGTACAACAGCGTACGCGGCAGCAGTTGAGGCTGGATACCTTCACGATCGGTTTCGCGCGGCGCGCGACCTTGTACAAGCGGGCTGATTTAGTTCTGTCGGCGCCTCGTGAATTGATCGATGTCGCCAAGAAGGCGGGACCGCTGCAGATCCTTTTCGCCGGCAAAGCGCACCCCAAGGATGAGCCGGGCAAGGATATGATCCGGCGGATCGTGCAAGCGGCCAAGCAGCTCGAACGGGATGTGACAATTCTCTACCTCGACAACTACGACATGACCCTCGCCCGGCTCATGACGGCCGGCGTGGATCTCTGGCTGAACACGCCTCAGCGGCCGCTCGAAGCGTCGGGGACATCAGGCATGAAGGCGGCGCACAACGGCGTGCCGAGTTTTAGCGTCCTGGATGGCTGGTGGTTGGAAGGTCACATCGAAGGTGTGACCGGCTGGTCGATCGGCTCACGGATGAGCCAAGGGACCGATCAACGGGAGGATGCACGTGAGTTGTATGAAAAACTGCGCTGGACGATCGTGCCGATGTATTACCAATCGCGGGATCGTTGGATCGACGTGATGCGACATACGATCGCATTCAACGCGTCATTCTTCAACACCCACCGTATGGTGCAGCAGTATGCCACCAATGCCTATGTGTAA
- a CDS encoding DUF2933 domain-containing protein: protein MNHLRRLVLYAFLAVLGFFLITEHQAHVFGILPYLFLFACPLFHLLLHRRHGGHDIESPQDGKAPDSQANAGGHSHG, encoded by the coding sequence ATGAATCACCTACGACGGCTCGTTCTCTACGCCTTTCTCGCGGTCCTGGGATTCTTCCTGATCACTGAACACCAGGCACATGTGTTCGGGATACTCCCCTATCTGTTCCTGTTCGCCTGTCCGTTGTTCCATCTCCTCCTGCACAGGCGACACGGTGGTCATGACATCGAATCGCCGCAAGACGGAAAGGCGCCCGATTCACAGGCCAACGCTGGGGGGCATTCCCATGGATGA
- a CDS encoding isoprenylcysteine carboxylmethyltransferase family protein, with product MDEESAYGLWSLVIINSLVFILFAFSFTRPRTTRDWRSLSAYSAFIVALFAEMYGFPLTIYLLSGWLGSRYPDVNLYAHETGHLWHTLLGMKGHAHVDPIHIFSEVLIFGGFFLLAASWEVLYRAQRTNTLATTGPYARMRHPQYAAFIVIMLGFLLQWPTIPTLLMFPVLVTMYVRLAHKEEAEVRTAFGEAYDRYAAVTPAFFPRWKRKSREEIESRLRS from the coding sequence ATGGATGAAGAATCAGCCTATGGGTTGTGGTCGTTGGTGATCATCAACTCGCTGGTGTTCATTCTCTTCGCGTTCAGTTTCACCCGGCCCCGGACGACACGCGATTGGCGATCCCTGAGCGCCTACTCGGCATTCATCGTGGCCCTGTTTGCGGAGATGTATGGATTCCCCTTGACCATCTATCTGCTCTCTGGCTGGTTGGGCAGTCGATATCCGGACGTGAACCTGTATGCTCACGAAACCGGCCATCTCTGGCATACCCTCCTGGGGATGAAAGGTCATGCACATGTTGATCCAATCCACATTTTCAGCGAGGTGCTGATCTTCGGAGGGTTCTTTCTCCTGGCAGCGTCGTGGGAAGTCTTGTACCGGGCGCAACGAACCAACACCCTCGCCACAACCGGCCCCTATGCCCGGATGAGACATCCTCAGTACGCGGCCTTCATCGTGATCATGCTCGGCTTCCTTCTCCAGTGGCCGACCATTCCGACATTGCTCATGTTCCCCGTACTCGTGACGATGTATGTCCGTCTCGCGCACAAAGAGGAAGCGGAGGTCCGTACAGCGTTCGGCGAGGCCTATGATCGGTATGCGGCGGTGACGCCAGCGTTTTTCCCACGATGGAAGCGGAAGTCACGGGAAGAAATTGAGTCACGGCTGCGTAGTTGA
- a CDS encoding YHS domain-containing protein, with translation MTSKNEMDRVCGMWVEIQGAQLTSVYKGKRYYFCSPGCKEQFDRDPERFMVGFEGRTP, from the coding sequence ATGACTTCGAAGAACGAAATGGATCGCGTGTGTGGAATGTGGGTAGAGATTCAAGGCGCGCAGTTGACCAGTGTCTATAAAGGCAAGAGGTATTACTTCTGCAGCCCAGGCTGTAAGGAGCAGTTCGACCGGGATCCTGAACGGTTTATGGTGGGGTTCGAGGGACGAACACCGTGA
- a CDS encoding cytochrome c, whose protein sequence is MWNEDNQSTAASQAIPRRILVVIGFLVVLAGAAASADDAPEEAIPPEYTGKTLPVAMRDDPQAHMTGKELYEGKINPAVNCARCHGSDGKPTKLGKGAPDLSDPAVSKKHSDTQWFWRISEKKAGTTMPAYKDKLTEEQRWHVIAYLRTLAPSGK, encoded by the coding sequence ATGTGGAACGAAGATAATCAATCGACAGCTGCGAGCCAGGCTATTCCACGCAGGATATTGGTGGTCATCGGATTCCTGGTTGTATTGGCGGGAGCCGCTGCTTCGGCAGATGATGCACCTGAGGAAGCGATCCCGCCCGAGTATACGGGGAAAACTCTTCCAGTCGCCATGCGAGACGATCCCCAAGCGCATATGACAGGGAAAGAACTTTACGAAGGGAAGATCAATCCGGCCGTCAATTGCGCTCGGTGTCATGGGAGCGACGGCAAGCCGACCAAGCTGGGGAAGGGAGCTCCGGATCTTTCAGATCCAGCGGTCAGCAAGAAGCATTCGGATACCCAGTGGTTCTGGCGTATTTCGGAAAAGAAAGCGGGAACCACGATGCCGGCGTATAAGGACAAACTGACCGAGGAGCAGCGTTGGCACGTGATCGCGTATCTACGGACCTTGGCACCATCCGGCAAGTAG
- a CDS encoding SHOCT domain-containing protein, which translates to MTVRLDSSLWRRFGASSVAAIFILAGCVTSPTISRTVYEDPIVLVRLDSSSPLKDAAGEPDQQVAKFTTAHLTSVLQSIMIQRETSFVSYWVLRSMPQPEPAFPNDDAQLLAPHLLAALVKARPNETAVFALRRTREDGIPLVTTGGMLIRGDQLIVLLANVRRPAITLRKLEISKEVPLQPIGEMEFHFVPGTNQTTLAKNELSSTLIKSSIQTLSVNYKAWLTGLFQPSLVSSPTPTQPDIPVSLAEEKLHHLKTWHEQGLITDDEYLQKRQEILKRF; encoded by the coding sequence ATGACAGTCCGGCTTGACTCCTCCTTGTGGAGAAGGTTCGGCGCCTCTAGCGTTGCGGCCATCTTCATCCTGGCTGGTTGTGTGACCTCGCCCACCATTTCCCGAACCGTGTACGAAGACCCGATCGTCCTTGTGCGATTGGACAGCTCTTCACCTCTGAAGGACGCTGCCGGAGAACCCGATCAGCAGGTTGCCAAGTTCACCACCGCACATCTTACGAGCGTCCTCCAATCCATTATGATCCAGCGGGAGACGAGCTTTGTCAGCTACTGGGTTCTGAGAAGCATGCCGCAACCGGAACCGGCTTTTCCCAATGACGATGCTCAACTCCTTGCCCCTCATCTTCTGGCCGCATTGGTCAAAGCCCGACCCAATGAAACGGCGGTCTTTGCCCTGCGGCGAACCCGTGAGGATGGCATTCCACTCGTCACGACAGGCGGCATGCTCATCCGCGGCGACCAGCTCATTGTTTTACTCGCGAATGTCCGGAGACCAGCCATCACATTACGAAAGCTTGAAATCTCCAAGGAGGTTCCTCTTCAGCCGATCGGAGAAATGGAGTTTCATTTCGTACCTGGGACTAACCAGACAACCTTGGCCAAGAACGAACTCTCATCGACTCTCATCAAGAGTTCAATCCAAACTCTTTCAGTCAACTACAAGGCATGGCTCACTGGCCTCTTCCAGCCTAGCCTAGTTTCTTCTCCGACTCCGACTCAACCGGATATCCCCGTTTCACTAGCCGAAGAGAAGCTCCATCACTTAAAGACGTGGCACGAACAGGGCCTGATCACCGACGACGAATATCTGCAGAAGCGTCAAGAGATTCTTAAGCGTTTCTAA